The following are encoded in a window of Paenibacillaceae bacterium GAS479 genomic DNA:
- a CDS encoding Predicted oxidoreductase — protein sequence MKYRRLGKTDLNVSVVGIGTWQFGGEWGMDFSQDEVDAILDKGAELGINLIDTAECYGDHLSEEFIGRYLSRRQREDWIVATKFGHHFHERFTRTDVFTADDVVRQLDASLKALQTDYVDLYQFHSGPDAVFDNDELWTVLDKQIAAGKIRHLGTSIGSNDNLHQTEASTRVGSKAIQVVYNRLDRTPEERVFPSCQAQDLGVLARVPLASGYLSGKYKPGTEFGATDVRHRHDAELVQRRLEEVQQIAREEVPQGVNMAAWALAWCLRHPAVTSVIPGCKNPEQVQGNADAVELVTEPHPQDVAAPVRG from the coding sequence ATGAAATACAGACGTCTAGGCAAAACCGACCTGAATGTATCGGTCGTTGGCATCGGAACTTGGCAGTTCGGCGGGGAATGGGGCATGGACTTCTCGCAGGACGAGGTCGACGCTATCCTCGATAAGGGCGCAGAGCTCGGCATCAATCTGATCGACACGGCGGAATGTTACGGAGATCATCTGTCGGAGGAGTTCATCGGGCGGTATCTGAGTCGCCGCCAGCGTGAGGACTGGATCGTCGCCACGAAGTTCGGCCATCACTTCCATGAGCGGTTCACGCGTACGGATGTATTCACGGCGGATGATGTCGTGCGTCAACTGGACGCCTCGTTGAAAGCGCTCCAGACGGACTATGTGGATCTGTACCAGTTCCACTCCGGGCCGGATGCGGTTTTTGACAATGATGAGCTTTGGACCGTGTTGGACAAGCAGATTGCAGCGGGCAAAATCAGGCATCTGGGCACCTCCATCGGCAGCAACGACAACCTTCATCAGACGGAGGCATCCACACGGGTTGGCTCCAAAGCGATCCAGGTCGTCTACAATCGCCTCGATCGGACGCCTGAGGAGCGCGTGTTTCCATCCTGCCAGGCTCAGGATCTCGGCGTATTGGCGCGTGTGCCGCTGGCGAGCGGTTATTTGAGCGGCAAATATAAACCTGGTACAGAATTTGGCGCGACCGACGTGCGCCATCGTCATGATGCGGAGCTGGTACAGCGCCGTCTGGAAGAGGTGCAGCAGATCGCCCGCGAGGAAGTGCCGCAAGGCGTGAACATGGCAGCTTGGGCGCTGGCTTGGTGCCTGCGTCATCCAGCCGTAACGAGCGTCATTCCCGGCTGCAAAAATCCAGAGCAAGTACAGGGCAACGCCGATGCGGTGGAGCTTGTGACTGAACCTCATCCGCAGGATGTGGCAGCTCCGGTGCGCGGTTAG
- a CDS encoding Predicted arabinose efflux permease, MFS family (non-canonical start codon;~manually curated), with translation MNLISIFKEALPIASESAPVSSMSRHVALLFAIACGLAVANIYYAQPLLDAISNEFGITPSSVGIVITITQVCYALGLLLLVPLGDLLNRRWLIAGQMLISVLALIVVGTAPTSMVLFIGIAAIGLLAVVTQTLVAFVATLAAPAERGRAVGVVTSGIVIGILLARTFAGVITDIAGWRFVYLVSALLTLIMACVLFRVLPHYEHKRESLSYLQLLRSLLTLFAQERILRIRASLAMMIFTVFSIFWTSLVLPLSAPPLSLSHTAIGAFGLAGVAGALAAARAGRLADQGLGQRTTGVALILLLISWLPISYTQHSLLALVIGIVLLDLAVQAVHVTNQSMILALRPEARSRLTAGYMIFYSIGSAIGSIASTSIYVYSGWNGVCLLGAIVSALALLFWLLTRRLN, from the coding sequence ATAAATCTGATAAGCATATTTAAGGAGGCGTTACCTATAGCATCAGAATCAGCACCCGTATCTTCAATGTCTCGTCATGTTGCACTCTTATTTGCGATCGCTTGCGGACTGGCAGTCGCCAACATATATTACGCGCAACCCTTGCTGGACGCTATTTCAAACGAGTTTGGTATTACTCCCTCATCCGTCGGCATTGTTATTACAATCACTCAAGTTTGTTACGCACTTGGACTGCTATTGCTAGTGCCCCTCGGCGATTTATTAAATCGACGTTGGCTGATCGCTGGACAGATGTTAATATCCGTGTTGGCTTTGATTGTGGTTGGCACCGCCCCCACCAGCATGGTGTTATTCATAGGCATAGCTGCCATTGGATTGCTTGCCGTAGTGACACAAACGCTCGTTGCATTCGTGGCAACTTTAGCTGCCCCAGCCGAACGTGGGCGTGCTGTGGGTGTTGTGACAAGTGGAATAGTAATCGGTATTCTACTGGCGCGAACTTTCGCTGGTGTAATAACGGATATAGCTGGTTGGCGTTTTGTCTACCTTGTCTCTGCCTTATTAACGCTGATCATGGCATGCGTATTGTTTAGGGTACTGCCGCATTATGAGCACAAAAGAGAATCATTATCCTACCTACAGTTGCTTCGTTCTCTGCTCACATTGTTCGCACAAGAACGAATCCTGCGAATCCGTGCTTCACTAGCCATGATGATTTTTACCGTCTTCAGTATATTCTGGACTTCCCTAGTGCTGCCTCTCAGCGCTCCGCCTCTTTCTCTTTCACATACTGCGATTGGGGCGTTTGGCCTCGCTGGAGTTGCTGGAGCGTTAGCGGCAGCGCGGGCAGGTCGGCTTGCCGATCAAGGTTTAGGGCAGAGGACTACAGGCGTGGCATTGATTCTATTGCTTATTTCATGGTTGCCAATAAGCTATACTCAACATTCGCTTCTCGCATTAGTCATCGGTATTGTCCTTCTTGACCTGGCCGTACAAGCGGTACATGTCACCAACCAAAGCATGATCCTTGCTTTGCGCCCTGAGGCACGCAGTAGGCTTACTGCTGGCTACATGATTTTCTATTCCATTGGTAGCGCCATCGGGTCAATCGCATCTACCAGTATCTACGTTTACTCAGGCTGGAACGGAGTTTGCTTGTTAGGTGCAATTGTCAGTGCCTTGGCTCTGCTATTCTGGCTGCTGACCCGTCGCCTTAACTAA
- a CDS encoding Catechol-2,3-dioxygenase, with the protein MRILGLKLLTSELEQLHRFYTEILELSLVESSKTAFTVQVGQSQLTFEQAEAAGASPFYHFAFNIPGNRMDESIAWLNSAGVEITTLPNNSKTSFSQTWNSTSIYFYDSAHNIVEFIARHTLDHTSTAPFTNKDLLNISEIGLVVNDVPGTKDLLTSALSIDGYKNSYDTFGALGDEEGLFILAACQRVWFGSVKKAAVFNTEITIEGTQKGQLQIGDYPYQIIVR; encoded by the coding sequence TTGCGGATACTTGGTCTAAAGCTGCTTACGAGCGAGCTGGAACAACTCCACAGATTTTACACGGAAATACTGGAGCTGTCTCTTGTAGAGAGTTCAAAGACTGCGTTTACCGTACAAGTTGGGCAATCACAATTAACGTTTGAGCAGGCGGAAGCTGCGGGGGCAAGTCCGTTTTATCATTTTGCGTTCAACATTCCCGGTAATAGAATGGATGAATCCATAGCTTGGCTAAACTCTGCTGGCGTTGAAATCACTACGTTACCGAACAACTCGAAAACGTCCTTTTCGCAAACCTGGAATTCAACTTCGATTTACTTTTACGATTCCGCCCATAATATTGTTGAATTCATTGCCAGGCACACTCTCGATCATACAAGCACTGCTCCTTTTACAAACAAGGATTTACTTAATATCAGCGAAATCGGGCTCGTCGTTAACGATGTGCCGGGTACGAAGGACTTGCTGACGTCCGCCCTCTCCATCGATGGCTACAAAAACAGCTATGATACATTTGGAGCTTTAGGAGATGAAGAAGGATTGTTCATTCTGGCTGCATGCCAGAGGGTCTGGTTTGGCTCGGTTAAAAAGGCGGCTGTTTTCAACACAGAAATTACTATAGAAGGCACGCAAAAAGGACAGCTGCAAATTGGAGATTATCCGTATCAGATTATCGTTCGCTAG
- a CDS encoding Uncharacterized membrane protein YdbT, contains bPH2 (pleckstrin homology) domain, with amino-acid sequence MKSNPREKGEMKRLHPISILFFCAKGLKEMYGFLPILPLIVLWGPRVTGMEVSRFWLTLVVAILAVALLILTAWLRWSRFRYVADATAISIEHGVWTRQSMWIQRERIQSIDTTQNIADRMFGLIQLRIETAGGEKPEAVLPSLSAAEAQRIQQTLGFAGANAGPGRTAEGEAGREVQPAATGLESQESAPPVAYLRGGLHPQADSNAASLTTEWPQDPPEAIRSTAGPRQAAASAVQGEGVLPPHAGSAAMGAALEDGASRKISPVMLWSYALTSYKTGVVFLILTGIISRLADNWFKDIDLLDLLNTWFGSSWLLISLPILFLLAWAITTLELLNSNYGFRIERKNGKLKVEKGLLEKKQQTIELERIQALQIVQPILHRPFGWFSIRASITGNLDEKEKSFILFPILRKSETEAFLQEFAPAFQIPETWNKVERSAWMPYAGWPTLIAMIVAIPGLIWIPEPYNWLSLLLPLFVLLTGWLEHRNAGWAQGEGQLAISGGGLEQVQVLIPKRRIQWRRMSQNRMQDRSSRATLQISLAAGKGEQSFKLRHAQADVVLTLLQEASPRQPRRQEHLS; translated from the coding sequence ATGAAATCTAATCCGCGGGAAAAAGGAGAAATGAAGCGGCTGCACCCGATTTCTATATTGTTCTTTTGCGCCAAGGGCCTTAAGGAAATGTACGGTTTCCTCCCAATACTGCCGCTCATTGTACTGTGGGGGCCGAGGGTGACGGGGATGGAAGTGAGCCGCTTCTGGCTGACGCTTGTAGTCGCTATTTTGGCTGTGGCGCTGCTCATACTGACTGCTTGGCTGAGGTGGAGCCGCTTCCGCTATGTGGCGGATGCAACGGCAATTAGCATCGAGCATGGCGTCTGGACGCGCCAGAGTATGTGGATTCAGAGAGAGCGGATTCAGTCTATCGATACTACGCAAAATATTGCCGACCGTATGTTTGGCCTCATCCAGCTGCGCATAGAGACGGCTGGCGGCGAGAAGCCGGAAGCGGTGCTGCCGTCTTTGTCCGCTGCGGAGGCGCAGCGCATTCAGCAAACGCTCGGCTTTGCCGGAGCCAATGCTGGGCCGGGGCGCACCGCTGAGGGTGAAGCGGGCAGGGAAGTGCAGCCCGCCGCGACTGGACTGGAATCGCAAGAATCAGCTCCACCTGTAGCCTACTTAAGGGGGGGATTACATCCACAAGCGGATTCCAACGCTGCTAGCTTGACGACGGAATGGCCTCAGGATCCTCCAGAGGCAATCCGTTCCACGGCTGGACCGCGCCAAGCTGCGGCTTCGGCTGTACAAGGGGAGGGGGTTTTACCTCCTCATGCTGGATCAGCAGCGATGGGGGCGGCACTGGAAGATGGGGCGTCGCGAAAAATTAGTCCCGTCATGCTGTGGAGCTACGCTCTTACCTCGTACAAAACAGGTGTCGTTTTTCTGATTTTAACTGGAATCATTTCAAGACTAGCAGATAATTGGTTCAAAGATATTGATCTGCTGGATCTGCTGAATACTTGGTTCGGCTCCTCCTGGCTGCTTATATCTTTACCAATCCTATTTTTGCTGGCCTGGGCGATAACTACGCTGGAGTTGTTGAATTCCAATTACGGCTTCCGAATTGAGCGCAAAAACGGCAAGCTTAAAGTAGAAAAAGGATTGCTGGAGAAGAAGCAGCAAACGATTGAGTTAGAGAGGATTCAGGCGCTGCAGATCGTGCAGCCCATCTTGCACCGACCGTTTGGCTGGTTCAGCATTCGTGCCTCTATTACCGGTAATTTGGATGAGAAAGAAAAGTCCTTTATTCTGTTCCCGATTTTGAGAAAATCGGAGACTGAAGCATTTTTGCAGGAATTTGCCCCTGCGTTCCAGATCCCGGAAACCTGGAACAAGGTGGAGCGCTCGGCATGGATGCCTTATGCGGGATGGCCAACGTTAATCGCCATGATCGTAGCCATTCCTGGTCTGATCTGGATTCCCGAGCCTTATAACTGGCTCAGCCTGCTGCTACCGCTGTTCGTTCTGTTAACTGGCTGGCTGGAACATCGTAACGCAGGCTGGGCGCAAGGGGAAGGGCAACTGGCTATTAGCGGAGGCGGCCTGGAGCAAGTGCAGGTACTGATTCCAAAACGGCGAATTCAGTGGCGCCGCATGTCGCAAAACCGGATGCAGGATCGAAGCTCCCGAGCTACGCTGCAGATCAGTCTAGCCGCCGGCAAGGGCGAGCAGTCGTTCAAGCTGCGACACGCGCAAGCTGATGTGGTGCTCACTTTGCTGCAGGAAGCCTCGCCGAGGCAGCCTCGTAGGCAGGAGCATCTGAGCTAA
- a CDS encoding energy-coupling factor transport system ATP-binding protein, producing the protein MSVIPRPVAAMASRLRLKYPGDEAPLLFRDLNVTIHQGEKVLLLGPSGCGKSTLLQVLGGLMPSIVPIPLKAEQLVVPERSGYVFQDPDAQFCMPYADEEIAFALENRGVPRKEMPDLIARCLDEAGLRLDNAHTAIAAMSQGMKQRLAVASMLAVEPDTLLLDEPTALLDEEGTAQVWDALRNIWSGRTVIIVEHKIELIARDMDRVLLFAPDGSIEADGSPEQIFRDCRSQLQQYGIWYPGFWDDYAQGKKPPGSFASAGHASDNAAGTASAQTAASLDSSDCVADPSAGHAEHATAASNACAATPAPLLELDGFAGLRGRQIKVRAERLRVFPGDWIALTGANGAGKSTLLLAIMRLVRSEGKLHLCGVPERQLRKPRQAAEHAAYCFQNPEFQLVTDSVSAELDYSLPETLQGSERIERVQQLMDRFSLNGLGSRHPYQLSMGQKRRLSVASAMARRQRLLLLDEPTFGLDAAGTVSMMEQLEELRRDGCAILMITHDPELVRRFATRHWRIVDGEAREEHLQAQAPLQAQALPDEYIPQLAQPMKGAATR; encoded by the coding sequence ATGAGCGTTATTCCTCGCCCTGTCGCAGCCATGGCGAGTCGTCTTCGGCTCAAGTACCCTGGAGATGAAGCGCCGCTGTTGTTCCGCGACCTCAACGTGACGATCCATCAAGGGGAAAAGGTGCTGCTGCTCGGGCCGAGCGGCTGCGGCAAGTCAACGCTACTGCAAGTGCTGGGAGGGCTTATGCCCTCCATCGTGCCGATCCCTTTGAAAGCGGAGCAACTCGTCGTGCCGGAGCGATCTGGTTATGTATTCCAGGACCCTGATGCGCAATTCTGCATGCCTTATGCGGATGAGGAGATTGCTTTCGCCCTTGAAAATCGCGGCGTGCCGCGCAAAGAGATGCCGGACCTGATCGCCCGGTGCCTGGACGAGGCTGGTCTGCGGCTGGACAATGCCCATACGGCGATCGCTGCTATGTCGCAAGGCATGAAGCAGCGCCTGGCCGTCGCCTCTATGCTGGCGGTAGAGCCGGATACACTGCTGCTTGACGAGCCAACCGCGCTGCTCGACGAGGAAGGCACCGCTCAAGTATGGGATGCACTGCGGAACATCTGGAGCGGACGCACGGTCATTATCGTGGAGCATAAAATCGAGCTAATCGCGCGCGACATGGACCGCGTCTTGCTGTTCGCGCCGGATGGCTCGATTGAGGCGGACGGCTCGCCGGAGCAGATTTTCCGCGATTGCCGCAGCCAGCTGCAGCAATACGGCATCTGGTATCCCGGGTTTTGGGATGATTATGCTCAGGGGAAAAAGCCGCCCGGAAGCTTCGCTTCTGCCGGGCATGCTTCAGACAATGCCGCAGGCACGGCTAGCGCGCAAACCGCAGCCAGCTTGGATTCCAGCGACTGCGTCGCCGATCCGTCCGCAGGCCATGCCGAGCATGCAACGGCTGCCAGCAACGCTTGCGCCGCAACCCCAGCTCCATTGCTGGAGCTGGACGGCTTCGCCGGGCTGCGCGGCCGCCAGATCAAAGTGCGGGCCGAGCGGCTCCGCGTCTTTCCTGGCGACTGGATCGCCTTGACCGGAGCCAATGGCGCCGGGAAAAGCACCCTGCTGCTGGCGATCATGCGCCTGGTCCGCAGCGAAGGCAAGCTGCACTTATGCGGCGTGCCGGAGCGCCAGCTGCGCAAGCCACGTCAGGCGGCGGAGCATGCCGCCTACTGCTTCCAAAATCCCGAGTTCCAGCTTGTAACCGATAGCGTGAGCGCCGAACTCGATTATTCGCTGCCGGAGACGCTGCAAGGCTCCGAGCGCATAGAACGCGTCCAACAGTTGATGGATCGCTTTTCCTTGAACGGGCTCGGATCGCGGCATCCGTATCAGCTCTCAATGGGTCAAAAGCGCCGCCTCAGCGTTGCCTCCGCCATGGCTCGCCGTCAGCGGCTGCTGCTGCTCGACGAACCGACCTTCGGCCTTGACGCCGCAGGCACCGTCTCCATGATGGAACAGCTGGAGGAGCTTCGCCGGGACGGCTGCGCCATTCTGATGATTACGCATGATCCCGAGCTTGTACGCCGCTTCGCAACCCGCCACTGGCGGATCGTGGACGGGGAAGCGCGGGAAGAGCATCTGCAAGCACAAGCTCCTCTCCAAGCTCAAGCGCTACCTGATGAATATATCCCTCAACTTGCCCAGCCCATGAAAGGAGCCGCAACGAGATGA
- a CDS encoding DNA-binding transcriptional regulator SgrR of sgrS sRNA, contains a MarR-type HTH domain and a solute-binding domain: MYANERYLTLLNRFSGDSELGSSVEATLEDIAAALYCTPRNAKLILRRLQQEELIAWHPGRGRGHRSRISFLAPMEEYLMKLLQEAATAGNYRAAFELLGEYTGGTDVRERFLGWLDGQFGYKKEQKTDSAAHDRLRFPILNKVNTLDPAKVNFALDAHLLRQLFDRLLRYCEEEQRIVPAAAHHWSVNAEGTVWTFFLRKGIQFHDGRELSSRDVVFTFQRLRGETANRWLTRGVQDIQAIGSHVVRFQLSKPNYIFERFVCSTAASLLPDGFGGRAEEEFWKKPIGTGPFRLLCNNSCRIELSAHELYYGGRPYLDYVDMIIIPEECQPLMESEPGMMRIRDGFYYDPKTSPDTLPPSDDWQSIQKLCHGCAMMGWNLRKPGPQQSEAFRRAVRMILDPADLVEHLAEKNAFPAYGFLPETSAMRTSEPLRPERLRSALREAEYDGTPIHVVVDPKYRDEITWMQKRLAEWGIVLEIEYVVQGCGITFRDSDLAIWRIVIAEDEVCEIEAYEHEECLLHNYLEDDTHEWIIGRIDAALASPDAAARRQILRQVEEQLRDDGTIIFLHHQQLSTYLHPSVQGVRLNRLGWVDFKNVWLETCLAAPELAATELRS, translated from the coding sequence ATGTATGCAAACGAGCGTTACTTGACTCTGTTGAACCGATTCTCGGGCGATTCAGAACTAGGCTCGTCTGTCGAAGCTACACTGGAAGATATCGCCGCAGCTCTCTACTGCACGCCGCGCAACGCCAAGCTCATTCTCCGGCGCTTGCAGCAAGAGGAGCTGATTGCCTGGCATCCCGGACGAGGACGCGGGCATCGTTCCCGGATTTCTTTTTTGGCGCCTATGGAGGAGTATCTGATGAAGCTGCTGCAAGAGGCGGCAACGGCTGGTAATTACAGGGCTGCCTTCGAACTGCTGGGTGAGTATACAGGGGGAACGGACGTTAGGGAGAGGTTTCTGGGATGGCTCGACGGTCAATTCGGCTATAAAAAAGAGCAAAAAACAGACAGCGCAGCCCATGATAGGCTCCGCTTCCCCATCCTCAACAAGGTCAATACATTGGACCCAGCGAAAGTAAACTTTGCGCTGGATGCTCATTTATTGCGCCAGCTGTTCGATCGGCTGCTTCGTTATTGCGAGGAAGAGCAGCGCATCGTGCCCGCTGCCGCTCATCACTGGAGCGTGAACGCCGAAGGAACCGTATGGACCTTCTTTTTGCGTAAAGGAATCCAGTTCCACGACGGACGGGAGCTGAGCTCCCGCGATGTCGTGTTTACGTTCCAGCGGCTGCGGGGCGAGACGGCGAATCGCTGGCTTACGCGGGGAGTGCAGGACATTCAAGCAATTGGATCGCATGTCGTCCGTTTTCAGCTCAGCAAGCCCAACTATATTTTCGAGCGGTTCGTCTGCTCAACGGCTGCATCTCTGCTGCCGGACGGATTCGGGGGACGCGCGGAAGAAGAATTTTGGAAAAAGCCGATCGGCACAGGTCCCTTCCGCCTCCTTTGCAATAATTCATGCCGTATCGAGCTAAGCGCTCATGAGCTGTATTATGGAGGCCGTCCATATCTCGATTACGTGGACATGATCATCATACCGGAGGAATGCCAGCCGCTAATGGAATCAGAGCCAGGCATGATGCGCATTCGCGATGGTTTTTATTATGATCCGAAGACCTCGCCCGATACCTTGCCGCCTTCAGACGACTGGCAATCCATTCAAAAGTTATGCCATGGCTGCGCGATGATGGGCTGGAATCTACGCAAACCCGGGCCGCAGCAATCTGAGGCTTTCCGGCGTGCGGTGCGCATGATTCTGGATCCGGCTGACCTGGTGGAACATCTTGCCGAAAAAAATGCTTTTCCAGCCTATGGTTTCCTGCCTGAGACGAGCGCCATGCGCACGTCAGAGCCGCTCCGACCAGAACGACTGCGCTCCGCCCTGCGCGAAGCCGAGTATGACGGCACACCGATTCACGTCGTCGTGGACCCAAAATACAGAGATGAGATCACATGGATGCAGAAGCGGCTTGCCGAGTGGGGCATTGTACTGGAGATCGAGTACGTCGTCCAAGGATGCGGAATAACTTTCCGCGATTCAGATCTGGCGATCTGGAGAATCGTTATCGCCGAGGATGAGGTATGTGAGATCGAAGCCTACGAGCATGAGGAATGCCTGCTGCACAACTATCTCGAAGACGACACGCATGAATGGATTATCGGGCGGATCGATGCTGCGCTAGCTTCACCCGATGCAGCTGCAAGACGGCAGATTTTGCGGCAGGTGGAAGAGCAGTTGCGGGACGATGGAACGATTATTTTTCTGCATCATCAGCAACTTAGCACCTATCTGCATCCGTCCGTTCAAGGTGTACGCCTCAATCGTCTCGGCTGGGTCGACTTCAAAAATGTTTGGTTGGAAACCTGTCTGGCCGCACCGGAGCTTGCGGCGACGGAGCTTCGTTCGTAA
- a CDS encoding energy-coupling factor transport system substrate-specific component, giving the protein MSTAPTSNRLGGNSKGLTLTDILVTIVISVVFGLIYKIWGPMYDVLKPFGTHAEQLSYGMWFMAGTFAFLIIRKPGVAILAEISAAAIEAFLGGSWGISTLWYGLFQGLGAELFFAMFLYRKAGPLVAILASIGSAVASIFIDHHYGYIDQLAFWNYALFISMRVLGSIIIAGLFAWTLARALERTGVLNLLRPASAKDYDALEG; this is encoded by the coding sequence ATGTCTACTGCACCAACCTCTAACCGCCTCGGCGGCAATTCCAAAGGGCTCACGCTCACCGACATTCTCGTAACGATTGTCATTTCCGTCGTGTTCGGCCTCATCTACAAAATCTGGGGTCCGATGTACGATGTGCTAAAGCCGTTCGGCACACATGCGGAACAGCTCAGCTACGGAATGTGGTTCATGGCTGGCACGTTCGCCTTCCTCATTATCCGCAAGCCGGGCGTTGCGATTCTTGCCGAAATATCCGCTGCCGCGATTGAGGCGTTCCTCGGCGGATCATGGGGAATCTCCACTCTTTGGTACGGCTTGTTCCAGGGGCTTGGAGCCGAACTGTTTTTCGCCATGTTCCTGTATCGCAAAGCTGGTCCGCTCGTCGCCATTCTCGCTTCCATCGGCTCCGCCGTCGCCTCGATCTTCATCGATCATCATTACGGTTATATCGACCAGCTGGCGTTCTGGAACTATGCGCTGTTTATCTCCATGCGCGTCTTGGGCAGCATCATTATTGCCGGCCTGTTCGCTTGGACGCTGGCTCGTGCGCTTGAGCGGACGGGAGTGCTCAACCTGCTGAGGCCCGCATCAGCCAAGGACTATGACGCGCTGGAGGGCTGA
- a CDS encoding transcriptional regulator, TetR family: MARQREFDEEKALDAAMQLFWEKGFEATSLSDLTSRMGIQRPSIYSTFGDKKGLFEAALRKYTTSHAAYVRTNLQNNSSVKEAFRAFFENMVAKEYETSPNWGCFCINSMVELAPHDEKFEILTREHQMYLSVIFQETIERGLRSGELDSGINSKGLAQTLIISLIGLTVFMKSRPERVFVDNSVKEILTLLR, translated from the coding sequence ATGGCTCGACAACGCGAATTTGATGAGGAAAAGGCATTGGATGCAGCTATGCAACTATTTTGGGAAAAAGGGTTCGAAGCTACCTCTTTAAGCGACTTGACATCAAGAATGGGCATTCAGCGTCCAAGCATATACTCCACCTTTGGAGACAAAAAAGGATTATTTGAAGCTGCGTTGCGAAAATATACGACTTCCCATGCTGCCTATGTTCGCACTAATCTTCAAAACAATTCTTCTGTTAAAGAGGCATTCCGTGCCTTTTTTGAAAATATGGTGGCAAAAGAATATGAAACAAGTCCGAACTGGGGTTGCTTTTGCATCAATTCGATGGTGGAACTTGCGCCTCATGATGAGAAATTTGAAATCCTAACAAGAGAACATCAGATGTATCTCTCGGTAATATTCCAGGAAACGATTGAACGAGGCTTACGCTCAGGTGAGCTTGATAGCGGTATTAACTCAAAGGGTTTAGCGCAGACGTTGATCATATCTTTAATAGGACTTACGGTGTTCATGAAATCTCGTCCTGAACGAGTATTTGTTGATAATTCTGTAAAAGAGATACTTACCTTGTTAAGATAG
- a CDS encoding Tissue inhibitor of metalloproteinase — protein sequence MRKYVGISLMLALLLSIIVLPSPVQACSCVAPGTTQEELVKSDVVFSGKVALIRDRFANPFTAPFIEDDGNPYQVRLVTEAVWKGELGREAVVFTSVSGGSCGFPFEDGQRYLVFAHTDKKGKLVASSCSATEKLTDTGSSKRLVQLGSGQLPLPVEPAEAPHSSTAGWTISILAGGVALAAFVIMLLFRRSRKRS from the coding sequence ATGAGAAAGTACGTAGGAATTTCTTTAATGCTAGCCTTGCTGCTCTCGATAATAGTATTACCTAGCCCTGTCCAAGCCTGTTCCTGCGTCGCTCCCGGCACCACACAGGAAGAGTTAGTTAAAAGCGATGTCGTATTCAGCGGCAAAGTTGCCCTCATCCGTGATCGCTTTGCGAATCCCTTCACCGCTCCGTTCATAGAAGATGACGGGAATCCTTATCAAGTCAGACTCGTGACAGAAGCCGTCTGGAAAGGTGAGCTCGGCCGCGAAGCAGTCGTGTTTACCTCAGTGAGCGGGGGGAGCTGCGGATTCCCATTTGAGGACGGTCAGCGTTATCTAGTGTTTGCCCATACGGATAAAAAAGGGAAGCTCGTCGCAAGCTCATGCAGCGCGACAGAAAAATTGACGGACACGGGCTCTTCAAAGAGGTTAGTTCAGCTTGGCTCCGGCCAGCTTCCGCTGCCTGTCGAACCCGCAGAGGCTCCCCATTCGTCCACCGCTGGGTGGACCATTTCCATACTAGCCGGCGGAGTCGCCCTAGCTGCATTTGTCATCATGCTTCTTTTTAGGCGAAGCCGAAAGCGGAGCTAA